A window from Mus caroli chromosome 2, CAROLI_EIJ_v1.1, whole genome shotgun sequence encodes these proteins:
- the Eid1 gene encoding EP300-interacting inhibitor of differentiation 1 produces the protein MPTRLRTRAPSPARAPRTPSCLRTRTTPVRVPVFAKGAFFSPLGRVASTMAEMAELCELYEESNELQMDVLPGEGYMEVGRGARGPAPEEGPMEEEAGPAAARAQRGLFAEAGADLEGDEFDDWEDDYEFPEEERWSGAMHRVSAALEEANKVFLRTARAGDALDGGFQARCEKSPFDQLAFIEELFSLMVVNRLTEELGCDEIIDRE, from the coding sequence ATGCCCACTCGCCTGCGCACGCGCGCCCCCTCCCCAGCTCGCGCACCACGCACGCCCTCTTGCCTGCGCACGCGCACCACGCCCGTTCGCGTGCCCGTCTTTGCAAAAGGTGCTTTTTTTTCCCCGCTTGGCCGAGTCGCTTCCACCATGGCGGAGATGGCAGAGCTTTGCGAGCTGTACGAAGAAAGCAACGAGTTGCAGATGGACGTGCTGCCCGGCGAGGGCTATATGGAGGTAGGCCGCGGGGCCCGCGGGCCGGCCCCGGAGGAGGGCCCCATGGAGGAGGAGGCCGGGCCAGCCGCCGCCCGCGCCCAGCGCGGTCTGTTCGCCGAGGCTGGAGCGGACCTGGAAGGCGACGAGTTTGATGACTGGGAGGACGACTACGAGTTCCCTGAAGAGGAGCGCTGGAGCGGCGCGATGCACAGGGTGTCCGCCGCGCTGGAGGAAGCCAACAAGGTGTTCCTGCGAACCGCGCGAGCTGGTGATGCCCTGGATGGCGGCTTTCAGGCGCGGTGTGAGAAGAGCCCTTTCGACCAGCTAGCTTTTATCGAAGAGCTGTTTTCGCTGATGGTTGTCAATCGACTGACCGAAGAGCTCGGCTGTGATGAGATCATTGATCGAGAGTAA